From a region of the Cucumis sativus cultivar 9930 chromosome 6, Cucumber_9930_V3, whole genome shotgun sequence genome:
- the LOC101215595 gene encoding chloride channel protein CLC-e isoform X3, with the protein MPIEDIWKRVILVPASGGFLVSFLNLLRDATDVKVDQPQGDDPSTKFGVPISISNKLKAALQPFLKAIAASVTLGTGNSLGPEGPSVDIGTSVGKGISTVFEMNSRTKLSLIAAGSAAGISSGFNAAVAGCFFAIESVLWPSPADSTFSLTNTTSMVILSAVIASVVSQVGLGVEPAFKVPVYDFRSPSELPLYLLLGVLCGLVSLSFSKCTSYLLATVDKFHKEFGAPRAMFPILGGFTIGLIALAYPEILYWGFENVDLLLESRPFVKPLSAELLAQLVVIKILATSLCRASGLVGGYYAPSLFIGAATGMAYGKFIGIALSEPNSVLDFSIFEVASPQAYGLVGMAATLAGVCQVPLTAVLLLFELTQDYRIVLPLLGAVGVSSWITSGQKRKRSSQQTKKLSPGKSPSTQQSTAYDSNANNQSSNYAEDGQTNYPNDLCEIESSLCAYESDSETVELERKISVSEAMTTKYITILMGTCLVEAVNLMLAEKQSCALIVDEGNILIGILELEDIQKLSKNAKSRNEQLKDFVVSEICSLDEKMCRVPWTATPSMDILTAKMIMKNLGVTQVPVVRDQMGYVVGVLDWECIDLTCRILATRESLGR; encoded by the exons ATGCCCATTGAAGATATATGGAAACGAGTTATCCTGGTTCCTGCATCTGGGGGATTTCTTGTTAGCTTCTTGAATCTGCTTAGAGATGCTACAGATGTAAAAGTGGACCAACCTCAAGGAGATGATCCTTCCACAAAATTTGGAGTCCCAATTTCCATTTCTAACAAGTTAAAGGCTGCATTGCAGCCTTTCCTAAAGGCCATTGCTGCTTCTGTAACCCTTGGTACTGGTAACTCTTTGGGGCCAGAAGGTCCTAGCGTCGACATTGGTACTTCTGTTGGCAAGGGTATTTCTACTGTGTTTGAGATGAATTCTAGAACAAAGCTTTCTCTGATAGCTGCTGGATCAGCAGCTGGAATCTCATCTG GGTTTAATGCTGCAGTTGCCGGTTGTTTTTTTGCTATTGAATCAGTCTTGTGGCCATCTCCTGCTGATTCAACCTTTTCTCTCACAAACACCACTTCAATGGTTATTCTAAGTGCTGTTATAGCTTCTGTAGTTTCACAAGTTGGTCTGGGAGTGGAACCAGCATTCAAGGTCCCAGTTTATGATTTTCGCTCGCCAAGTG AGCTTCCACTATATCTCTTGTTGGGTGTCCTCTGCGGCTTGGTTTCATTGAGCTTTTCTAAATGCACATCTTACCTGCTTGCAACCGTCGACAAATTTCACAAGGAATTTGGTGCACCGAGAGCTATGTTTCCGATTCTAGGTGGCTTCACTATTGGGCTGATAGCCTTGGCATATCCTGAAATTCTATATTGGGGTTTTGAGAATGTTGATCTTTTGTTGGAATCTCGGCCATTTGTGAAACCCCTTTCAGCTGAATTATTGGCTCAGCTTGTTGTCATCAAGATTTTGGCCACCTCTTTGTGCAGAGCATCTGGACTAGTGGGAGGGTATTATGCACCATCCCTGTTTATTGGCGCTGCAACTGGAATGGCATATGGGAAATTCATTGGCATTGCACTTTCTGAGCCCAACTCTGTACTTGACTTCTCCATTTTCGAAGTGGCGTCACCTCAAGCTTATGGATTG GTTGGAATGGCTGCTACTCTTGCTGGGGTTTGTCAGGTGCCTCTTACTGCTGTTTTGTTGCTTTTTGAGTTAACACAGGACTACCGAATTGTTCTTCCTTTACTCGGGGCCGTGGGAGTTTCATCGTGGATAACTTCTGGgcagaaaaggaaaagaagttCCCAGCAAACAAAGAAGCTTTCACCAGGAAAAAGTCCTAGTACTCAGCAATCTACAGCATATGATAGTAATGCAAACAACCAATCTTCTAATTATGCAGAGGATGGACAGACAAATTACCCAAATGATCTCtgtgaaattgaaagttcgCTTTGTGCATATGAATCTGATAGCGAAACTGTAGAGTTGGAAAGGAAAATCTCCGTGTCTGAAGCCATGACAACGAAATACATAACCATCTTGATGGGAACTTGCCTCGTAGAAGCAGTAAATCTAATGCTTGCAGAGAAGCAGTCCTGTGCATTGATCGTCGATGAAGGGAATATCTTGATTGGCATATTAGAGCTTGAAGACATCCAAAAGTTGAGCAAAAATGCTAAATCAAGAAATGAACAACTAAAG GATTTTGTAGTTTCTGAGATTTGCTCCCTGGATGAAAAAATGTGTCGAGTACCGTGGACGGCAACTCCGAGTATGGATATTCTTACTGCTAAAATGATTATGAAGAATCTTGGTGTGACCCAAGTTCCAGTGGTGAGAGATCAGATGGGCTACGTTGTGGGTGTTTTAGACTGGGAATGCATTGATCTCACTTGCAG AATTCTTGCAACAAGAGAATCCCTGGGCCGATGA
- the LOC101215355 gene encoding phototropin-2: MEEKQGMSTTKPTDKWMAFDSESNTTNTPGNESKEDKKSLQSSSRVSKEANIAERAAEWGLVVETNVEEGSFKAIVGRASGEGGGSKRSSEKISGSGRTSSFSNETSGVFPRVSQELKDALASLEQTFVVSDATKPDCPIVYASSGFFGMTGYASEEVIGRNCRFLQGSETDQKEVDKIRYAVKNGKSYCGRLLNYKKNGTPFWNLLTVTPIKDDNGNTIKFIGMQVEVSKYTEGINDKALRPNGLPKSLIRYDARQKEKAMVSITEVVQTVKNPRSHGRAMSHDTTRKKEDFEKFNLDYVLPKPVEAATNTPGRHTPLHDLKDDGLGKKPRLSSRVSLMGFKGKSLSSARKLEVTDFEPEILMTDEIERSDSWDRAEREKDIRQGIDLATTLERIEKNFVITDPRLPDNPIIFASDSFLELTEYTREEILGRNCRFLQGPETDQETVSKIRDAIREQREITVQLINYTKTGKKFWNLFHLQPMRDETGELQYFIGVQLDGSGHVEPLQNRLSETAELQSAKLVKATAENVDEAVRELPDANLRPEDLWAIHSQPVFPRPHKKHSSSWTAIQKIIGRGEKIGLKHFKPIKPLGCGDTGSVHLVELLGTSELYALKAMEKSALLNRNKVHRACIERQIIALLDHPFLPTLYTSFETPTHVCLITDFCSGGELFALLDKQPMKMFKEDSARFYAAEVVIGLEYLHCLGIIYRDLKPENILLQKDGHVTLADFDLSLVTSCKPQIVKYPLLQGRRRSRSQPPPVFVAEPITQSNSFVGTEEYIAPEIITGEGHSSSIDWWALGILLYEMLYGRTPFRGKNRQKTFGNILHKDLTFPSSIQVSLAARQLINALLQRDPARRLGSSTGANEIKQHPFFQSINWPLIRCMVPPPLESPLQLTGKDGTTKAVNWEDDGVLSSMDMDYF; this comes from the exons ATGGAGGAGAAGCAAGGTATGAGCACTACCAAGCCTACCGACAAATGGATGGCATTTGACAGCGAATCGAACACAACAAACACTCCTGGAAATGAAtcaaaagaagacaaaaaaagCTTGCAATCTTCTTCCAGAGTATCAAAAGAAGCAAACATAGCAGAAAGGGCAGCGGAGTGGGGACTGGTGGTGGAGACAAACGTGGAAGAAGGCAGTTTCAAGGCCATTGTGGGGAGAGCATCTGGGGAAGGAGGGGGCAGCAAAAGATCATCAGAGAAAATCAGTGGTTCAGGAAGAACTTCAAGCTTTAGCAATGAAACCTCTGGAGTTTTTCCAAGAGTATCACAAGAGTTGAAGGATGCTTTAGCTTCTTTGGAACAGACATTTGTGGTCTCTGATGCCACAAAACCAGACTGCCCCATCGTGTATGCGAGCAGTGGCTTCTTTGGCATGACTGGTTATGCTTCAGAGGAGGTCATTGGAAGGAACTG CCGTTTTCTTCAGGGATCAGAGACAGACCAGAAAGAAGTCGACAAAATTCGATATGCAGTGAAAAACGGCAAAAGCTACTGCGGAAGGCTTTTGAACTACAAGAAGAATGGCACTCCTTTCTGGAATCTTCTGACAGTCACGCCTATCAAGGATGACAATGGCAACACTATCAAATTTATTGg AATGCAGGTAGAAGTAAGCAAGTACACAGAAGGCATAAATGATAAAGCGTTACGACCGAACGGGTTGCCAAAGTCATTAATCCGCTATGATG CTCGCCAGAAGGAAAAGGCAATGGTTTCCATCACAGAGGTTGTTCAGACTGTGAAGAATCCTCGATCTCATGGTCGAGCTATGAGTCATGACACTAccagaaaaaaagaagattttgaaaagttcaatCTTGACTATGTTCTTCCAAAACCAGTTGAAGCTGCAACTAATACACCGGGTAGACATACTCCTCTACATGACCTCAAAGATGATGGGTTAGGCAAAAAACCTAGGCTATCGAGTCGAGTTTCTTTAATGGG TTTCAAAGGGAAATCTCTAAGCAGTGCAAGGAAGCTTGAAGTAACAGACTTCGAACCAGAAATTTTGATGACCGACGAAATAGAACGGTCTGATAGTTGGGATCGTGCTGAAAGAGAAAAGGATATTCGCCAAGGAATTGATTTAGCTACCACGTTGGAGCGAATTGagaaaaattttgttattactgaTCCAAGACTTCCTGATAATCCAATT ATATTTGCGTCAGACAGCTTTCTTGAATTGACGGAATATACACGTGAAGAAATTTTGGGACGAAACTGTCG GTTCCTTCAAGGACCTGAAACAGACCAAGAAACTGTCTCAAAGATAAGGGATGCCATTAGGGAACAAAGAGAAATAACTGTTCAGTTGATCAACTATACCAAGACTG GTAAAAAGTTCTGGAACTTGTTCCACTTGCAACCAATGCGTGATGAAACG GGAGAGCTTCAGTATTTCATTGGTGTTCAACTAGATGGAAGTGGGCACGTGGAACCTTTGCAAAACCGTCTTTCCGAGACAGCAGAGCTGCAAAGTGCCAAGCTG GTTAAAGCCACTGCAGAAAATGTCGATGAGGCTGTCCGTGAACTTCCCGATGCCAACTTG AGACCAGAAGATTTGTGGGCAATTCATTCTCAACCAGTCTTCCCAAGGCCTCACAAGAAGCATAGTTCTTCTTGGACTGCTATACAGAAG atcATAGGACGTGGTGAAAAAATTGGACTCAAACATTTTAAGCCAATTAAACCACTGGGTTGTGGAGACACTGGCAG TGTTCATCTGGTGGAACTTCTAGGTACAAGTGAACTTTATGCCTTGAAAGCAATGGAGAAATCAGCACTTTTGAATCGAAACAAG GTTCACAGAGCATGCATTGAAAGGCAAATCATTGCGCTTCTGGATCATCCTTTTCTTCCCACACTGTACACTTCATTTGAG ACCCCTACACACGTTTGTTTGATAACAGACTTCTGCTCTGGTGGGGAATTATTCGCATTGCTTGATAAGCAACCGATGAAAATGTTTAAAGAAGATTCTGCAAG GTTCTATGCGGCAGAGGTTGTCATTGGCTTGGAATATCTTCACTGTCTAG GAATCATTTACCGGGATCTGAAGCCTGAAAATATTCTTCTCCAGAAAGATGGCCATGTTACGCTTGCTGACTTCGATTTATCACTTGTGACATCCTGCAAGCCGCAG ATTGTGAAGTATCCATTGCTACAAGGTAGAAGGAGATCTCGAAGTCAACCACCACCAGTATTTGTTGCAGAGCCAATCACACaatcaaattcttttgttGGAACTGAAGAGTATATTGCTCCT GAAATTATAACAGGGGAAGGCCACAGCAGCTCTATTGATTGGTGGGCTCTTG GTATATTGTTGTATGAGATGCTTTATGGTCGCACACCTTTCAGGGGAAAGAACAGGCAGAAGACTTTTGGTAACATCTTGCACAAAGATCTCACCTTCCCAAGTAGCATTCAG GTAAGTCTTGCAGCAAGGCAGTTGATCAATGCATTGCTACAAAGAGACCCTGCCAGACGTTTAGGATCAAGTACAGGTGCAAATGAAATCAAACAGCACCCGTTTTTCCAATCAATTAACTGGCCACTGATCCGGTGTATG GTCCCGCCGCCATTAGAATCACCTCTTCAACTTACTGGAAAAGATGGAACAACCAAGGCTGTAAACTGGGAAGATGATGGTGTGCTTAGCTCAATGGATATGGATTATTTCTGA
- the LOC101215595 gene encoding chloride channel protein CLC-e isoform X2: MMMMMLKKKKKKKKKKKKKVHEIRDFSWDGIPNRGASWLREMPIEDIWKRVILVPASGGFLVSFLNLLRDATDVKVDQPQGDDPSTKFGVPISISNKLKAALQPFLKAIAASVTLGTGNSLGPEGPSVDIGTSVGKGISTVFEMNSRTKLSLIAAGSAAGISSGFNAAVAGCFFAIESVLWPSPADSTFSLTNTTSMVILSAVIASVVSQVGLGVEPAFKVPVYDFRSPSELPLYLLLGVLCGLVSLSFSKCTSYLLATVDKFHKEFGAPRAMFPILGGFTIGLIALAYPEILYWGFENVDLLLESRPFVKPLSAELLAQLVVIKILATSLCRASGLVGGYYAPSLFIGAATGMAYGKFIGIALSEPNSVLDFSIFEVASPQAYGLVGMAATLAGVCQVPLTAVLLLFELTQDYRIVLPLLGAVGVSSWITSGQKRKRSSQQTKKLSPGKSPSTQQSTAYDSNANNQSSNYAEDGQTNYPNDLCEIESSLCAYESDSETVELERKISVSEAMTTKYITILMGTCLVEAVNLMLAEKQSCALIVDEGNILIGILELEDIQKLSKNAKSRNEQLKDFVVSEICSLDEKMCRVPWTATPSMDILTAKMIMKNLGVTQVPVVRDQMGYVVGVLDWECIDLTCRILATRESLGR, translated from the exons atgatgatgatgatgctgaagaagaagaagaagaagaagaagaagaagaagaagaag GTGCACGAGATACGTGATTTTTCCTGGGATGGAATTCCTAATAGAGGGGCATCTTGGTTAAGAGAAATGCCCATTGAAGATATATGGAAACGAGTTATCCTGGTTCCTGCATCTGGGGGATTTCTTGTTAGCTTCTTGAATCTGCTTAGAGATGCTACAGATGTAAAAGTGGACCAACCTCAAGGAGATGATCCTTCCACAAAATTTGGAGTCCCAATTTCCATTTCTAACAAGTTAAAGGCTGCATTGCAGCCTTTCCTAAAGGCCATTGCTGCTTCTGTAACCCTTGGTACTGGTAACTCTTTGGGGCCAGAAGGTCCTAGCGTCGACATTGGTACTTCTGTTGGCAAGGGTATTTCTACTGTGTTTGAGATGAATTCTAGAACAAAGCTTTCTCTGATAGCTGCTGGATCAGCAGCTGGAATCTCATCTG GGTTTAATGCTGCAGTTGCCGGTTGTTTTTTTGCTATTGAATCAGTCTTGTGGCCATCTCCTGCTGATTCAACCTTTTCTCTCACAAACACCACTTCAATGGTTATTCTAAGTGCTGTTATAGCTTCTGTAGTTTCACAAGTTGGTCTGGGAGTGGAACCAGCATTCAAGGTCCCAGTTTATGATTTTCGCTCGCCAAGTG AGCTTCCACTATATCTCTTGTTGGGTGTCCTCTGCGGCTTGGTTTCATTGAGCTTTTCTAAATGCACATCTTACCTGCTTGCAACCGTCGACAAATTTCACAAGGAATTTGGTGCACCGAGAGCTATGTTTCCGATTCTAGGTGGCTTCACTATTGGGCTGATAGCCTTGGCATATCCTGAAATTCTATATTGGGGTTTTGAGAATGTTGATCTTTTGTTGGAATCTCGGCCATTTGTGAAACCCCTTTCAGCTGAATTATTGGCTCAGCTTGTTGTCATCAAGATTTTGGCCACCTCTTTGTGCAGAGCATCTGGACTAGTGGGAGGGTATTATGCACCATCCCTGTTTATTGGCGCTGCAACTGGAATGGCATATGGGAAATTCATTGGCATTGCACTTTCTGAGCCCAACTCTGTACTTGACTTCTCCATTTTCGAAGTGGCGTCACCTCAAGCTTATGGATTG GTTGGAATGGCTGCTACTCTTGCTGGGGTTTGTCAGGTGCCTCTTACTGCTGTTTTGTTGCTTTTTGAGTTAACACAGGACTACCGAATTGTTCTTCCTTTACTCGGGGCCGTGGGAGTTTCATCGTGGATAACTTCTGGgcagaaaaggaaaagaagttCCCAGCAAACAAAGAAGCTTTCACCAGGAAAAAGTCCTAGTACTCAGCAATCTACAGCATATGATAGTAATGCAAACAACCAATCTTCTAATTATGCAGAGGATGGACAGACAAATTACCCAAATGATCTCtgtgaaattgaaagttcgCTTTGTGCATATGAATCTGATAGCGAAACTGTAGAGTTGGAAAGGAAAATCTCCGTGTCTGAAGCCATGACAACGAAATACATAACCATCTTGATGGGAACTTGCCTCGTAGAAGCAGTAAATCTAATGCTTGCAGAGAAGCAGTCCTGTGCATTGATCGTCGATGAAGGGAATATCTTGATTGGCATATTAGAGCTTGAAGACATCCAAAAGTTGAGCAAAAATGCTAAATCAAGAAATGAACAACTAAAG GATTTTGTAGTTTCTGAGATTTGCTCCCTGGATGAAAAAATGTGTCGAGTACCGTGGACGGCAACTCCGAGTATGGATATTCTTACTGCTAAAATGATTATGAAGAATCTTGGTGTGACCCAAGTTCCAGTGGTGAGAGATCAGATGGGCTACGTTGTGGGTGTTTTAGACTGGGAATGCATTGATCTCACTTGCAG AATTCTTGCAACAAGAGAATCCCTGGGCCGATGA
- the LOC101215595 gene encoding chloride channel protein CLC-e isoform X1 — protein sequence MIISIMGAFDSMGLKLNNAPHYPCLSSLPSAFFCSNFSTLNFSSSISGLHDLSIPISNGLENCAVGNRSYDSLLGLHFSLRPKRTASCFRPISALPGSGESESPISVSSNAGFSIKQSEQEEYDDDDAEEEEEEEEEEEEEGIPFGTGSSTIISSCFVGLLTGIGVVLFNNAVHEIRDFSWDGIPNRGASWLREMPIEDIWKRVILVPASGGFLVSFLNLLRDATDVKVDQPQGDDPSTKFGVPISISNKLKAALQPFLKAIAASVTLGTGNSLGPEGPSVDIGTSVGKGISTVFEMNSRTKLSLIAAGSAAGISSGFNAAVAGCFFAIESVLWPSPADSTFSLTNTTSMVILSAVIASVVSQVGLGVEPAFKVPVYDFRSPSELPLYLLLGVLCGLVSLSFSKCTSYLLATVDKFHKEFGAPRAMFPILGGFTIGLIALAYPEILYWGFENVDLLLESRPFVKPLSAELLAQLVVIKILATSLCRASGLVGGYYAPSLFIGAATGMAYGKFIGIALSEPNSVLDFSIFEVASPQAYGLVGMAATLAGVCQVPLTAVLLLFELTQDYRIVLPLLGAVGVSSWITSGQKRKRSSQQTKKLSPGKSPSTQQSTAYDSNANNQSSNYAEDGQTNYPNDLCEIESSLCAYESDSETVELERKISVSEAMTTKYITILMGTCLVEAVNLMLAEKQSCALIVDEGNILIGILELEDIQKLSKNAKSRNEQLKDFVVSEICSLDEKMCRVPWTATPSMDILTAKMIMKNLGVTQVPVVRDQMGYVVGVLDWECIDLTCRILATRESLGR from the exons ATGATCATATCGATAATGGGAGCTTTCGATTCCATGGGATTAAAGCTTAACAATGCCCCTCATTACCCTTGTCTTTCCTCTCTCCCTTCTGCTTTTTTCTGCTCCAATTTCTCAACTCTAAACTTCTCTTCCTCAATTTCTGGTTTACATGATCTCAGTATTCCCATCTCTAATGGACTTGAAAATTGTGCAGTGGGTAATAGGAGTTATGACAGTTTATTGGGtcttcatttctctcttcGCCCAAAACGAACTGCGTCATGTTTTAGGCCAATTTCTGCCCTGCCTGGAAGTGGAGAATCTGAATCTCCCATTTCTGTTAGCAGCAATGCCGGATTTAGTATAAAACAGAGTGAACAAGAAGaatatgatgatgatgatgctgaagaagaagaagaagaagaagaagaagaagaagaagaaggtattCCCTTTGGAACTGGGAGTTCAACAATAATATCGTCGTGTTTCGTTGGTCTTCTTACGGGCATTGGTGTTGTGCTCTTCAATAACGCA GTGCACGAGATACGTGATTTTTCCTGGGATGGAATTCCTAATAGAGGGGCATCTTGGTTAAGAGAAATGCCCATTGAAGATATATGGAAACGAGTTATCCTGGTTCCTGCATCTGGGGGATTTCTTGTTAGCTTCTTGAATCTGCTTAGAGATGCTACAGATGTAAAAGTGGACCAACCTCAAGGAGATGATCCTTCCACAAAATTTGGAGTCCCAATTTCCATTTCTAACAAGTTAAAGGCTGCATTGCAGCCTTTCCTAAAGGCCATTGCTGCTTCTGTAACCCTTGGTACTGGTAACTCTTTGGGGCCAGAAGGTCCTAGCGTCGACATTGGTACTTCTGTTGGCAAGGGTATTTCTACTGTGTTTGAGATGAATTCTAGAACAAAGCTTTCTCTGATAGCTGCTGGATCAGCAGCTGGAATCTCATCTG GGTTTAATGCTGCAGTTGCCGGTTGTTTTTTTGCTATTGAATCAGTCTTGTGGCCATCTCCTGCTGATTCAACCTTTTCTCTCACAAACACCACTTCAATGGTTATTCTAAGTGCTGTTATAGCTTCTGTAGTTTCACAAGTTGGTCTGGGAGTGGAACCAGCATTCAAGGTCCCAGTTTATGATTTTCGCTCGCCAAGTG AGCTTCCACTATATCTCTTGTTGGGTGTCCTCTGCGGCTTGGTTTCATTGAGCTTTTCTAAATGCACATCTTACCTGCTTGCAACCGTCGACAAATTTCACAAGGAATTTGGTGCACCGAGAGCTATGTTTCCGATTCTAGGTGGCTTCACTATTGGGCTGATAGCCTTGGCATATCCTGAAATTCTATATTGGGGTTTTGAGAATGTTGATCTTTTGTTGGAATCTCGGCCATTTGTGAAACCCCTTTCAGCTGAATTATTGGCTCAGCTTGTTGTCATCAAGATTTTGGCCACCTCTTTGTGCAGAGCATCTGGACTAGTGGGAGGGTATTATGCACCATCCCTGTTTATTGGCGCTGCAACTGGAATGGCATATGGGAAATTCATTGGCATTGCACTTTCTGAGCCCAACTCTGTACTTGACTTCTCCATTTTCGAAGTGGCGTCACCTCAAGCTTATGGATTG GTTGGAATGGCTGCTACTCTTGCTGGGGTTTGTCAGGTGCCTCTTACTGCTGTTTTGTTGCTTTTTGAGTTAACACAGGACTACCGAATTGTTCTTCCTTTACTCGGGGCCGTGGGAGTTTCATCGTGGATAACTTCTGGgcagaaaaggaaaagaagttCCCAGCAAACAAAGAAGCTTTCACCAGGAAAAAGTCCTAGTACTCAGCAATCTACAGCATATGATAGTAATGCAAACAACCAATCTTCTAATTATGCAGAGGATGGACAGACAAATTACCCAAATGATCTCtgtgaaattgaaagttcgCTTTGTGCATATGAATCTGATAGCGAAACTGTAGAGTTGGAAAGGAAAATCTCCGTGTCTGAAGCCATGACAACGAAATACATAACCATCTTGATGGGAACTTGCCTCGTAGAAGCAGTAAATCTAATGCTTGCAGAGAAGCAGTCCTGTGCATTGATCGTCGATGAAGGGAATATCTTGATTGGCATATTAGAGCTTGAAGACATCCAAAAGTTGAGCAAAAATGCTAAATCAAGAAATGAACAACTAAAG GATTTTGTAGTTTCTGAGATTTGCTCCCTGGATGAAAAAATGTGTCGAGTACCGTGGACGGCAACTCCGAGTATGGATATTCTTACTGCTAAAATGATTATGAAGAATCTTGGTGTGACCCAAGTTCCAGTGGTGAGAGATCAGATGGGCTACGTTGTGGGTGTTTTAGACTGGGAATGCATTGATCTCACTTGCAG AATTCTTGCAACAAGAGAATCCCTGGGCCGATGA